GTTCAACCACAGGTCCGGGCTTGTGCCGAAGGCCCGCGCCAGCCGCAGGGCCAGATCAACAGACACGCCGGCGCGTTCGTTGACCACGGCAGACAGGTGCTTGCGGGATACGCCCAGGTGCACCGCCAGTCCGGTGACGGTCAAGGCCAGCGGCTCCAGGTAGTCAAAGCGCAAAATTGCGCCGGGATGCGTGGGCTTGCGGGCCATGGTGTCCATAATACCACCTCAATGGTAATCCTGATAGTTCACGATATGCGCTTCACCCTGTTCAACGCGGAAGGTCACTCGCCAGTTGCCGGAAACCTTGACCGCCCAGTGTCCCACCAGGCCGCCTTTGAGCGCATGCAGCGCCAGACCGGGCGCGTCCATGTCCTGCACCGTGACGGCGGCGTCCAGGCGGTCAAGGATGCGGGCCAGCCTGTCCGCGTGCTTGGCCTGTATCCCTTTGGTGTTGCCGGTCAGAAAGAACACCTCAAGGCCCTTGTGGGCGAAGCTCTTGATCATACTGTAACCAGATTGGTTCCACTTGTCCAGGACGGGTGACTACAAAACCACCTTGGATGGGACCTGCAGCACCTCCGCCAGGTTGCGGGCACTCTGCGTCCCAATTGGCCGCTTGCCGTGCTCCATCACGCCCCTGCCTGCATAGCCCTGGTCGCGGCCTGGACAAGGAAGGTGCTGCGTGGGATGCCATGGGCCTTGCTGTAGCTGTCGATCCTGGCCAGGGCGTCTTCCGGCACGGTGATGGAGATGCGCACGTACTTTGGCGCTTCGTCCGGGAGGGCCACCACGATGAAGGCGGCGGCGTCCTGGGCGAACTCGTGGGCGCGGGCTTCGTCCAGGGGCATGGGGGCGGGAATGGCCTCGCCATCTTCGCGCATGCCGGTCACGTGCAGGGCCAGCGCTTCTTGGGCCATGCGCCCGGCTTCGTCCAGCGTGCTGCCCACGGTGATGCAGCCCGGAAAATCCGGGAAGCTGACGCCGTAGTCGCTGCCCGTGTCCTTGTGGATAATCCCGATGTAGCTTGGCATGACCTCTTCCTCCTACCGCAGGCGCAGGCCTGCTTGCCGCTCAATGGAACGCAGGGTGCCGGCGGGAACGTCCCTCTTTGGGTGCGGCACAGTCACCCGGCCCGGCTTTTCTGGGTGCTTGAACTGCCAGTGGCTGCCCGATGTCTGGACAACCTCCCAGCCGTCTGCCTCAAGCCGGCGAATGATTTCCCTGCTGTGTGTAATATATACCAATATGGATTGCGAGGCTGGTCAAGGCCAGCTGCTATTGATCCGCGCCGTATTCGCTGCCAGCCTTGCGCAACGTCACCACCTTGCCGGTGTTCACTTCGTTGGCCTGCTGCGCCCTGCCCCCGCCCTCCACTGCCAGCCACTGGACGCCCCCGCGTGTTTCCCGTACAGCAATCGGCATCACAGTAATCGAGGGTCTGCATGTATTCCTTGTTGGTTACTCCCTTCCTGGCGCAGGAGGCTGGCGTGCTCATTTCGGTGTGGGTGGGGTTGTACGTTATTTCTGTGTTGGTTCTCGCGCCACTGCTCTGCATGGTTGCATTGTGGCGTGGATGGGTTCTTCGCCAAACGCAATGGGAACAGGACGATTCCCAGGCGCGCAAACGAACTGCCCTGGCCTACTCTGGCCCCGTGCTCGCGCTGATGATCGCCCCCCTATGGCAGACCAAGAATATTTATGATGCCCTCGCCGTCATTCTCTGCCATGTGGTGGTGGTGTGGATTGTTGTGGAAAGCCTGCGTGTGCACGCCCCCTGGCCACCCAAACGCCATGCCCCCCCACCGATCCTGTTCCACCAATGGCTGCAGGCTCTGGACGATGCCCACGATGCCCTGTGGCCGCGCGTCAGGCCTGCGGTCTCCCGCATCGTCTCCCTGCTGCTGCCGGTGCTTGTGGGATTGTGCATCATCGACGGGGTGTGGCAGCCCTGGGACATTGTCCGGCCGCGCCTGAGGTCCAACTGGGATGCTGTGGCCGGGTTCATGCGCGAGTCCCACAATGCCTCCGAAGCCTCTCATAATGCCACCGAAGCCTCCCGCAATGCCACCGAAGCCTCCCATAATGCCACCGAGGCCTCCCGCAATGCCACCGAGAAGCTGAAGGTGGACATGGACATAACCACGCCCAACACCCAAATCTCCCACAATCTGGGCCTGACCATTGCCGGCTTCCTGGGGCTGTGCCTGGCCTTCTGGCGGATGCGGCGCTACAGCCAGGAGACAAAGGTCAAGGAAGAAGGCCACATCACGGACCGCTTCATACAGGCCTCGAAGCAGCTGGGCAGTGAGCACATCACCGTGCGGGTGGCGGCCATCAACTCCCTGTGGCGCATTGCCGTGGACAGCCCCAAGCAGGACGACAAGCGCGCCGTGCTGGACGTGCTCTGCGCCTTCATCCGCAGCTACCAGCCGCCAGTCAAGTCCACGCCCGGCAAAGGCAAGGCCCCACTCTACGGCCCGGCAGACGTACAGACAGCCCTGACCTACATGGGCACCCGACTGCAGGAACTGCAGTTTCGGCAGGACAAATGCGGCTATGTGTTCGACCTGCATGGGGCGCAGTTGGCAAAGAGCGACTGGACTGGATTCAAAATGTCCCATGTGAATCTGCGCGGAGCAGACCTCCGCAAGGCGAAGTTCAGCGGGGCGGCACTCCGCGGGGCGGACCTCAGCAGCGTGGATCTCAGCGAGGCGAGGCTCGGGGAGGCGAACCTCAGCGGGGCAAACCTCAGCAGCGCGGACCTCAGCGGCGCGAACCTCAGCGAGACGGTCCTCAACAGCGCGGACCTCAGCAGCGCGGACCTCAGCGGGGCGAAACTCACCAGGGCGGACCTCAGCAACGCGGTCCTCAGCAGCGCGGACCTCAAGGAGGCGGTCCTTAGCGGGGCAAACCTCAGCGGGGCGAAACTCACCAGGGCGGACCTCCGCAGCGCGAACCTCAGCGCGGCGAAACTCACCAGGGCGGACCTCCGCGGGACGGACCTCAGCGCGGCGAAACTCACCAGGGCGGTCCTCAGCAGCGCGGACCTCAGCAGCGCGGACCTCAGCAGCGCGGACCTCAGCAGCGCGGACCTCAGCAGCGCGGACCTCAGCAGCGCGGACCTCAGCAGCGCGAACCTCAGCGGGGCGGTCCTCAACAGCGCGGACCTCCTCATGGCGGACCTCAGCGGGGCGGAGTTGTGGCTGGCAACCTTCATCGGGACAAACATCTCTGGGGCAGATTTCACCGACGCCGAAAATCTCGGCCAAGACCAACTTGACCTCGCCTGCTGGGACGGCGTCGATCCCCCCACCCTGCCCCCCGGCATGCGCTGTCCCGCAAACTATTGCCGCTGGGATCCAGACACGCAGCAAGTCGTCTCCATCGAAACGCCCGCCGTCATCGCGCCATGCCCGAAAGAACTTGAGGACGAAGATTCTGCATAAGTGCAGGGTGCAAGGAAACGATGCGTCAGAGCAGGCCGAGCAGCTTCCCGGCCACTGGCGCAAAGAAGGCCACGGCCATGGCAGCCAGGCCGATGAGCACCTTGAGCAGCACTTCCATGCGGTCGAAGCGGCCTGCCAGCCTGGACATGCGCTCAGACATGCGCAATTCCAGCGCCACCAAATCCTTCTTGGTGGCGACCTCCGCCAACAACGCGGTCATGACGCGGGCGTCGGCAGGCTGAAAGGCCTCGATGAACGGCGCGGCCTTCTCCGGTCCAAGGGCGGCTTCCATGGCCTTGACTTGCTCATAGGTCAGCATGGTTCAGAGCATGCCCCAACTGCGCATTGCCCGTCAACCTCGGCCGCCGTCAGGCGCATTGCCCCTAGCGCACGACATCTTTAGAAAGGAATTCTCGGGGGGAAAACCTTTCTGCAGAAAGGGTCTTCCGTCTTCCAGGCACTGGCCCCCTNAACCTTTTGCAAAAGGGTTCCCCTCTCGCACCCCCTTGTTGCACATCTTATTTCCCCCCGGCGCGGGGGTGGGCGGCGTCGTAGATGGTGGTGAGCTGCTGCAGGGACAGGTGCGTGTAGCGCTGGGTGGTGGCCAGGCGGGCGTGGCCCAGCAGCTCCTGCACGGCGCGCAGGTCGGCCCCGCTTTGCAGCAGGTGGGAGGCGAAACTGTGGCGCAGCATGTGCGGGTGCACGTGCTGGGGCAGGTCGGCATCCCGGGCCAGGACGGCGATGCGCCGGGCGGCCTCGCTGCGGTGCAGGCGTCTGCCGCGCCGCCCCAGGAACAGCGCCGGCTCCTCCGCGGGGGGCTGCAGCCTGCCGCGGGCGTCGATCCAGACATCCAGCAGGGCGCGCGATGGCGGCGTCAGGTGGGCCAGCCGCTCCTTGCCGCCCTTGCCCAGCACCTTGACCGTCATGCGCGGGCCGATCACGTCCGCCACGTCCAGGGACAGGGCCTCGCTGATGCGCAGGCCGCTGCCGTAGAGCAGCTCGGCCAGGGTCACATCCCGCAGGGCCAGGACGGCGGCGTGGGGGGAGTCTTCGGGATGCCCGGCGGGATGCCCGGCAGACTGCCCGGCGGCCTGCCCGGCAGCATGTTCAGCGGGCGGGGCCAGGGCAGACGGCAGCGGGTCGCGGGGGTTGTCCAGCATGACCTGCATGGCATCCACATTCAGGGTCCTGGGGGTCCGCTTTTCGGCCTTGGGGTTGGCGATGCCCGCGGTGGGGTCGGCGGCGGCCAGCTTCTTGCGCAGGAGGAAGGCGAAAAAGGCCCGCAGGGAGGAGAGCTTGCGTCCCATGGAGCTTTTGGCCTGGCCCTGGCGGTGCAATTCGGCCACGAAGGCCTGCACGGTCAGGCGGTCCAGCCCGTCCGGGACGTCCAGGCTGCGCGGCGGGGTGCGGGTGGCCAGGAAGGCCTGAAACTGGAGCAGATCCGCGCCATATGCCGCCACCGTGGCCGGGGAGCGGTTCTTTTCCACTGTCAGATGGTCCAGAAAGCGCTGCAACAGCCCGGGCGCGGCGGCCGGCTCAGCGTTGTCGCTGGTCCATGACATAGGAGCTTCCACTGATGGCCTTGGCCTTTTTCTTGAGGGCCGCGGCCATGGAGGCCGCCTCCCCGGCGTGGGTCAGCTTGGCGTTGTGGTTCAGGACCACGGCAATGGACAGGCTCATCAAGGGGAAATCCTGCGCATTGCCTTGCCGGTCCGTACTGCGGATGCCGCCGCGGCGGCGGTCGTCCTCGTCATAGAAACTGGGCACAATGGCGTCAAAGCGGGCGCACACGGCCCGGCAGGCGGCTTCCACCTGCGTGGCGGGCAGGATGAAGACGAAATCGTCCCCGCCCACATGCCCCACAAAATGCATGGCCGGGGCCTGCTGGGGATGCTCGCGCACCACGTTGACCAGCAGCCGGGCCGTCATCATCAGGGCCTCGTCCCCGCGGGAAAAGCCGTATTTGTCGTTGAAGGATTTGAAATTGTCCAGATCCACATAGGCCAGGCCGAATTCCGCCCCGGCCTCCACCAGGTGCTGAACCCGTTGGATGATGCTGGTATTGCCCGGCAGCTTGCTCAGGGGGTTGGCGTCCAGGGTGCGGGTGGCGCGGGCCAGGGCCAGCGCCAGCCGGGAGCGGATTTCCACGGGCGAAAACGGGCGCAGCAGGAACTCGTCCACCTCCATGGCGGACCAGTCCAGCGAGTCCAGGGCCTCGGGGCCACGCAACACCAGCACCACGGGCATCTGGCGGTAGACGTTTTCGCTCTTCACGGCCATGGCCAGTTCCAGGCCGGACATGTCCGGCAGGCACTCGTCCACCAGCAGCAGGTCCGGCGGCTCGGCATACAGCTCCTCCATGGCCCGGGAGGCGCGCTCGAAGGCCTGCCAGCAGACGTCCTGCGCCGGCCACAGGGCGTCGAGCATGGCGGTCAGGGCCGGATCGGCCGTGATGACCATGCCGCGCTGCCGGCAGCAGCTCGGATCAAATGCAGGGCTGGTGTCCAGCATGTCTGCCATGGGGTGCCGCACAGTGGGTTAGAGCATTTTAATGTTGAAAAAGGACATTGCGGGGGAAAACCTTTCAAAGATAACTTGCTCTAACTGAAGGAAATATCCGCCACTTCGAGAAATTTTTCCGCCAGGGCATCCATGACCGTGTCCAGGGCATCGCCATCGAGTTTAAGAATCTTGAGGGCGTTGGGGTCCAGATACGGGACCTGATCGTCCCCGCTGAAGCCGTACTCATAGGCTTTCACCAGGAAATCGGCAAGATGCACCACGCACGCCGCCGCCGGGTAATGCTCCGCCCGGGTGGGGGCGTGGTGCCAGGCCATGCCCTCGCGGATCTTCAGGGGCAGCCGCCAGTGCTGGGCCAGCCAGCCGTTGACGGCCTCGTGGGTAAAGCCGATCACCAGGGCCTCGGCCTCGCGGTAGGTGCAATCGCGCTCCTTGACTGTGGCGTCCAGCTCCTGCCGGATGTCCGGCAATTGCACGGCGGTGACCACCTTGCCCAGATCGTGCAGCAGGCCGGGGACGGAATATTCCTCCGGCTCCTCCAGGCCAGCCACCTTGGCGATTTCCGTACAAGCCAGGGCACAGCCCAGGCTGTGCTCCCACAGGCCGTTCATGGTGGAAATCATGAAGTCGAACACCGACGTGGAAATGATGACGCCCTTGATGACGTTCAACCCCAGCAGCACCAGGGCATGCTGGATGGAGCCGATGCGGCCGGGAAAGCCGTAGATGGGCGAGTTGACCATCTTGAGCACCTTGGCCGACAAGACCTGATCGTAGGCGATGAGCTTGGCTACCTGATCCGTGGACGAGTTGGGGTCCGCCACCAGCCGGGTGACCTCCTCCAGCACCTTCGGCAGGGTGGGCAGATCCTTGACGGCGAGGATGCGGTTTCTGTGCGCGAGACGAAGATCATCAGCCACGGTCCCCCCTCTTGAACAATCGGGACAGGAACCCGCCTTTTCGCGCCCCTGGCGTAACGAGCACGGCAGGGCCGCCCGGTTCCCCCGGCTCTCCCGGTACCCCCGGCTCCCCTGCTTCCAGCGACGCGGCGGCAGCCCCCGCCTTCTGGCTGGCGGCAGCCTGGACCGCCGCCTCCTCGGCCGCGGCCTTCATGCGGAAAAATTCTTCCAGATGCTCCTTCACCTTGCACATCCACGGGTCGGCCTGGTGCTTGCGGAACAGGTGGTCCAGCCGCCCAATGCGCCGGGCATAGCTGCTGCTGCCGCCCAGGCTGCCCAGGTTCACGGGATGGCCCTGCACGGTGATGGTCTCCACCCGCATGCGCAGGAGCCGGTCCACCAAGGCGTCCGTCAACTCCGCGCCTTCGCCCACCAGCACCTGCCCGTTCTCCCGTAGGAT
This sequence is a window from Megalodesulfovibrio gigas DSM 1382 = ATCC 19364. Protein-coding genes within it:
- a CDS encoding HigA family addiction module antitoxin, which translates into the protein MDTMARKPTHPGAILRFDYLEPLALTVTGLAVHLGVSRKHLSAVVNERAGVSVDLALRLARAFGTSPDLWLNLQRKRDLWEAQHAPTGWQDVALVPNCAGRTV
- a CDS encoding type II toxin-antitoxin system RelE/ParE family toxin; the protein is MIKSFAHKGLEVFFLTGNTKGIQAKHADRLARILDRLDAAVTVQDMDAPGLALHALKGGLVGHWAVKVSGNWRVTFRVEQGEAHIVNYQDYH
- a CDS encoding type II toxin-antitoxin system HicB family antitoxin — translated: MPSYIGIIHKDTGSDYGVSFPDFPGCITVGSTLDEAGRMAQEALALHVTGMREDGEAIPAPMPLDEARAHEFAQDAAAFIVVALPDEAPKYVRISITVPEDALARIDSYSKAHGIPRSTFLVQAATRAMQAGA
- a CDS encoding type II toxin-antitoxin system HicA family toxin, with product MVYITHSREIIRRLEADGWEVVQTSGSHWQFKHPEKPGRVTVPHPKRDVPAGTLRSIERQAGLRLR
- a CDS encoding pentapeptide repeat-containing protein; translated protein: MYSLLVTPFLAQEAGVLISVWVGLYVISVLVLAPLLCMVALWRGWVLRQTQWEQDDSQARKRTALAYSGPVLALMIAPLWQTKNIYDALAVILCHVVVVWIVVESLRVHAPWPPKRHAPPPILFHQWLQALDDAHDALWPRVRPAVSRIVSLLLPVLVGLCIIDGVWQPWDIVRPRLRSNWDAVAGFMRESHNASEASHNATEASRNATEASHNATEASRNATEKLKVDMDITTPNTQISHNLGLTIAGFLGLCLAFWRMRRYSQETKVKEEGHITDRFIQASKQLGSEHITVRVAAINSLWRIAVDSPKQDDKRAVLDVLCAFIRSYQPPVKSTPGKGKAPLYGPADVQTALTYMGTRLQELQFRQDKCGYVFDLHGAQLAKSDWTGFKMSHVNLRGADLRKAKFSGAALRGADLSSVDLSEARLGEANLSGANLSSADLSGANLSETVLNSADLSSADLSGAKLTRADLSNAVLSSADLKEAVLSGANLSGAKLTRADLRSANLSAAKLTRADLRGTDLSAAKLTRAVLSSADLSSADLSSADLSSADLSSADLSSADLSSANLSGAVLNSADLLMADLSGAELWLATFIGTNISGADFTDAENLGQDQLDLACWDGVDPPTLPPGMRCPANYCRWDPDTQQVVSIETPAVIAPCPKELEDEDSA
- a CDS encoding tyrosine recombinase XerC; its protein translation is MSWTSDNAEPAAAPGLLQRFLDHLTVEKNRSPATVAAYGADLLQFQAFLATRTPPRSLDVPDGLDRLTVQAFVAELHRQGQAKSSMGRKLSSLRAFFAFLLRKKLAAADPTAGIANPKAEKRTPRTLNVDAMQVMLDNPRDPLPSALAPPAEHAAGQAAGQSAGHPAGHPEDSPHAAVLALRDVTLAELLYGSGLRISEALSLDVADVIGPRMTVKVLGKGGKERLAHLTPPSRALLDVWIDARGRLQPPAEEPALFLGRRGRRLHRSEAARRIAVLARDADLPQHVHPHMLRHSFASHLLQSGADLRAVQELLGHARLATTQRYTHLSLQQLTTIYDAAHPRAGGK
- a CDS encoding GGDEF domain-containing protein — protein: MADMLDTSPAFDPSCCRQRGMVITADPALTAMLDALWPAQDVCWQAFERASRAMEELYAEPPDLLLVDECLPDMSGLELAMAVKSENVYRQMPVVLVLRGPEALDSLDWSAMEVDEFLLRPFSPVEIRSRLALALARATRTLDANPLSKLPGNTSIIQRVQHLVEAGAEFGLAYVDLDNFKSFNDKYGFSRGDEALMMTARLLVNVVREHPQQAPAMHFVGHVGGDDFVFILPATQVEAACRAVCARFDAIVPSFYDEDDRRRGGIRSTDRQGNAQDFPLMSLSIAVVLNHNAKLTHAGEAASMAAALKKKAKAISGSSYVMDQRQR
- a CDS encoding HDOD domain-containing protein, whose product is MADDLRLAHRNRILAVKDLPTLPKVLEEVTRLVADPNSSTDQVAKLIAYDQVLSAKVLKMVNSPIYGFPGRIGSIQHALVLLGLNVIKGVIISTSVFDFMISTMNGLWEHSLGCALACTEIAKVAGLEEPEEYSVPGLLHDLGKVVTAVQLPDIRQELDATVKERDCTYREAEALVIGFTHEAVNGWLAQHWRLPLKIREGMAWHHAPTRAEHYPAAACVVHLADFLVKAYEYGFSGDDQVPYLDPNALKILKLDGDALDTVMDALAEKFLEVADISFS